In Marinitoga sp. 1197, a single window of DNA contains:
- a CDS encoding glycosyltransferase: MRIAFFNPQGNFDKKNSRLTQHPDFGGQLIYVREVAMELSKLGVNIDIFTRKIEDDNWSEFKDDFDHYDGFENLKIIRIPFGEKKFLRKELLWPYLQTFSENIFEYYKKLGELPDFVTTHYGDGGISGAIFENITHIPFSFTAHSLGAQKLDKLGVNINNFDAYDKEYNFSARIIAERISMNRSAFNIVSTNLERFEQYGHQLYEGAIDINDNSKFKIIPPGVNTKIFSQNKKYIDNIFWGKIEQYLLRDLDNLNKQYIVLSSRIDEKKNHIGVVKAYSQSTHLQKIANLVIFVRGLKNGFEDIDKLSKKEQKIIKEIKNIIEKYNLYGKVSLFDVPGQEELASAYRYFVKRKSVFVLPAFYEPFGLAPIEAAAVGLSIVATKNGGPSEAFDNGNYGVLIDPMDIKNIINGLIEGLKNFDKYSELGKKRVLTNYTWKITAKKYLEAIENYLKNPSKSYNYIPISEFFSDNNIAKNIILKYLKSI, from the coding sequence ATGAGAATAGCTTTTTTTAATCCACAAGGAAATTTTGATAAAAAAAATTCGAGACTAACTCAACACCCAGATTTTGGAGGACAATTAATTTATGTACGTGAAGTGGCCATGGAACTCTCGAAATTAGGAGTTAATATTGACATATTTACACGAAAAATTGAAGATGATAATTGGTCAGAATTCAAAGATGATTTTGATCATTATGATGGTTTTGAAAATTTGAAAATTATTAGAATACCTTTTGGAGAAAAAAAATTTTTAAGGAAAGAACTTTTATGGCCATATTTGCAAACTTTTTCGGAAAATATTTTTGAATATTACAAAAAACTTGGTGAATTACCAGATTTTGTTACCACACATTATGGTGATGGTGGTATAAGTGGTGCAATTTTTGAAAATATTACACATATACCTTTTTCGTTTACTGCTCATTCATTAGGAGCTCAAAAACTTGATAAATTAGGGGTTAATATAAATAATTTTGATGCCTATGATAAAGAATATAATTTTTCAGCAAGAATAATTGCTGAAAGAATTTCCATGAATAGATCTGCATTTAATATTGTAAGTACAAATCTGGAAAGATTTGAACAATATGGACATCAATTATATGAAGGGGCTATAGATATAAATGATAATTCCAAATTTAAAATTATCCCTCCTGGAGTAAATACAAAAATATTTTCTCAAAATAAAAAATATATTGATAATATATTCTGGGGAAAAATAGAACAATATTTATTAAGAGATCTGGATAATCTCAATAAACAATATATAGTACTTTCAAGTAGAATTGACGAAAAGAAAAATCATATTGGTGTGGTTAAGGCTTATTCTCAATCCACACATTTACAGAAAATAGCCAATTTGGTTATTTTTGTTAGAGGATTAAAAAATGGCTTTGAGGATATTGATAAACTTTCAAAAAAAGAACAGAAAATTATCAAAGAAATAAAAAATATTATAGAGAAATATAATTTATATGGAAAAGTATCATTATTTGATGTTCCAGGCCAGGAAGAACTAGCAAGTGCCTATAGATATTTTGTAAAAAGAAAATCTGTATTTGTATTACCAGCTTTCTATGAACCCTTTGGTCTGGCACCAATTGAAGCAGCGGCTGTAGGATTATCAATTGTAGCAACAAAAAATGGTGGTCCATCAGAAGCATTTGATAATGGCAATTACGGTGTTTTAATAGATCCGATGGATATTAAAAATATTATAAACGGATTAATTGAAGGATTAAAAAATTTTGATAAATATTCTGAATTAGGTAAGAAAAGAGTTCTTACCAATTATACATGGAAAATAACAGCAAAAAAATATCTTGAAGCTATTGAAAATTATCTAAAAAACCCGAGCAAAAGTTATAATTATATACCTATTTCAGAATTTTTCTCTGATAACAACATTGCCAAAAATATTATATTAAAATATTTAAAATCAATTTAA